One Notolabrus celidotus isolate fNotCel1 chromosome 18, fNotCel1.pri, whole genome shotgun sequence DNA window includes the following coding sequences:
- the hhex gene encoding hematopoietically-expressed homeobox protein hhex: MSVPLYAPTPIQPAHPTPFYIEDILGRTVTTSSPSSSSSTSSSCSTPVIPTPTLPSPNSSFTSFISPYRTPIYEPTPIHPALSHHAAAALTATYASTATFAGSIYPFHHQHHRSMGEYAQALLRHDPLGKPLLWTPFIQRPLHKRKGGQVRFSNDQTIELEKKFETQKYLSPPERKRLAKMLQLSERQVKTWFQNRRAKWRRLKQENPQGGKRDVEGDSSAGRSNKAEETTESSGIESPAHRHTAPASELSQSGREVRSASPKDTELDSDVSEDTDQELDIEDDTEFNLNP; encoded by the exons ATGAGCGTCCCGCTTTACGCACCGACCCCGATCCAGCCGGCTCACCCGACCCCCTTCTACATCGAGGACATTCTGGGGAGGACTGTCaccacctcctctccttcttcttcctcatccacctcctcctcttgctcCACTCCAGTCATCCCCACCCCGACTCTCCCTTCGCCCAACTCCTCCTTCACAAGTTTCATCTCGCCGTACCGGACCCCGATTTATGAGCCCACACCGATCCACCCGGCGCTGTCTCATCACGCAGCAGCGGCTCTGACGGCGACGTATGCCTCCACCGCGACCTTCGCCGGGTCCATCTACCCGTTCCACCACCAGCACCACCGCTCCATGGGGGAGTACGCGCAGGCGCTGCTCAGACACGACCCTCTCG GGAAGCCTCTGCTGTGGACCCCCTTCATCCAGCGGCCCCTGCACAAAAGAAAAGGCGGTCAGGTCCGGTTCTCAAACGACCAGACCATCGAGCTGGAGAAGAAGTTTGAGACGCAGAAATATCTCTCTCCTCCGGAGAGGAAGCGCCTGGCCAAGATGCTGCAGCTCAGCGAGAGACAG GTTAAAACTTGGTTCCAAAACCGACGAGCGAAGTGGCGCAGACTGAaacag gAGAACCCTCAGGGTGGTAAGAGGGATGTGGAGGGGGACAGCTCGGCTGGGAGGAGCAACAAAGCAGAGGAGACTACCGAGTCCTCCGGGATCGAGAGCCCggcgcacagacacacagcccCGGCCTCAGAGTTGTCACAGAGCGGCCGTGAGGTGCGCTCCGCATCCCCGAAAGACACAGAGCTGGACTCTGACGTGTCGGAGGATACAGACCAAGAGCTGGACATAGAGGACGACACCGAGTTCAATCTGAACCCTTAG